One Dethiobacter alkaliphilus AHT 1 DNA window includes the following coding sequences:
- a CDS encoding helix-turn-helix transcriptional regulator — MSTYARNRDYPEALIKILLTIIDMTTEGGATLEQLKDAYEDVRGNRPHKKTIDRAIKRLNVLFDPLAYDNEFSNTSQPIETERENGKLRYRFTRDLASRQVDPTAAFLMALSLYPQQRGMLGDQFEVVMKLVFEEIFSKLATYGNMHKDIEQYVYVTGAGPTEPQKSFHLIELILDGIRRQKRITFQYLRTYDGTLTNRQVEPYGLICRFNNWYLVGRCCDKNGRRIFLLSQIQNVRLVENSIYTIPADFSLHREYSACWGVWTSDKSPKPEKISLRVGKGLAEKFRTTCFHDSQQLTPLPDGDLEVTFRVTGAQEMLPWLLGWGNSIQLLEPAWLVEELKTQLQKTLALY, encoded by the coding sequence ATGAGTACTTATGCCCGAAACCGTGATTATCCGGAAGCGCTGATAAAAATTTTGCTTACCATTATCGATATGACTACGGAAGGCGGAGCAACATTAGAGCAGCTAAAAGATGCCTATGAAGACGTGCGGGGCAACCGGCCGCATAAGAAAACCATTGACCGGGCCATTAAACGTCTTAACGTTCTCTTTGATCCGTTGGCCTACGACAATGAGTTCAGTAATACATCGCAACCCATTGAAACAGAACGAGAAAACGGTAAGCTACGGTACAGGTTCACCAGGGATTTGGCCTCGCGCCAGGTAGACCCCACTGCTGCATTTTTGATGGCACTGAGCCTCTACCCCCAACAGCGCGGTATGTTGGGAGACCAGTTTGAAGTGGTAATGAAGCTGGTTTTTGAAGAAATCTTCAGTAAGCTGGCCACTTACGGCAACATGCACAAGGATATCGAGCAATACGTTTACGTCACCGGAGCCGGCCCCACTGAACCACAAAAAAGCTTCCATCTTATTGAGTTAATTCTGGATGGGATTCGCCGTCAAAAACGTATCACTTTTCAGTACCTGCGCACCTACGACGGCACCCTGACCAACAGGCAGGTAGAACCATATGGACTTATCTGCCGCTTTAACAACTGGTACCTGGTTGGTCGCTGTTGTGATAAAAACGGCCGCCGCATCTTCTTGCTTAGCCAGATTCAAAATGTCCGTTTAGTGGAAAACAGCATTTATACCATTCCCGCTGATTTCTCACTGCACCGGGAATACTCGGCCTGCTGGGGTGTCTGGACTTCAGACAAATCTCCAAAACCGGAGAAAATCAGTCTGCGGGTAGGTAAAGGATTGGCTGAAAAATTCCGCACCACCTGCTTTCATGACAGCCAGCAGTTAACTCCACTGCCCGATGGCGACCTGGAAGTAACCTTCAGGGTCACCGGTGCTCAGGAAATGCTGCCCTGGCTTTTAGGCTGGGGAAACAGTATCCAGCTGCTTGAACCGGCCTGGTTGGTGGAAGAATTGAAAACACAACTGCAAAAAACCCTGGCATTATATTAA
- a CDS encoding exonuclease domain-containing protein, whose protein sequence is MTSAEEGSLGLACFVDVETTGLSPRKEEIVELAICLFAYRRDSGEITRIVDRYVGQREPGVPVSPGAARVHGLRMADLRGKQLDTARIEAILHSAEFIVAHNASFDRGFVARLFPVSGRKQWLCSMSGIDWKGKGFPSRGLQNLLRAHRIDAGRAHRAEDDVLATLKLLACCDHSGKTYSKELIERLPDCSDSVGEAG, encoded by the coding sequence GTGACAAGCGCAGAAGAAGGCTCTTTGGGGCTGGCTTGTTTTGTGGATGTGGAGACAACGGGTTTGAGCCCCCGTAAAGAAGAGATTGTGGAACTGGCCATTTGTTTATTTGCGTACCGCCGGGATAGCGGGGAAATTACCCGCATTGTGGACCGCTATGTTGGGCAGCGTGAACCGGGGGTGCCTGTTTCTCCGGGAGCTGCTCGGGTTCATGGCTTAAGGATGGCGGATTTGCGTGGTAAACAGCTGGACACCGCCCGGATAGAGGCCATACTACATAGTGCGGAGTTTATTGTGGCCCACAATGCTTCCTTTGACCGTGGTTTTGTGGCCCGGCTGTTTCCTGTAAGCGGCAGGAAACAATGGCTTTGCTCCATGTCCGGGATTGACTGGAAAGGAAAAGGGTTTCCGTCGCGGGGGCTGCAGAATCTGCTGCGTGCGCATCGGATTGATGCCGGGCGTGCTCATCGGGCCGAAGATGATGTGCTGGCTACATTAAAGCTGTTGGCTTGCTGTGACCATAGTGGGAAAACTTACTCTAAAGAGTTGATTGAGAGGCTGCCGGATTGCAGCGATTCGGTGGGCGAAGCAGGATAA
- a CDS encoding aldo/keto reductase codes for MEYGKLGNTGIEVSKIAFGTLTMGPLQRDIAVSEGAPLIREALEKGITFLDGAQAYGTYGHIREALKGFGGNVVIASKSAAKSYTEMADAVEEARKELDRDIIDVFLMHAVQREDDLATRQEGAWQCLQEMKAKGMVKAIGLSTHNLDIVEQAAEWPEMDVIHPIFNKLHFGLINPDNKDPEVVIRKAYEKGIGMYAMKPLAGGHLYQDATAALRYAFDFPYIHAVAVGMVKKEELDVNLKIYNGIEVSKEELEAAASNKRMYVVKFCKGCGNCVESCEQGAISMVDEKAYIEHSNCILCGYCRKSCPHSMIRII; via the coding sequence ATGGAATATGGAAAACTGGGCAACACAGGTATCGAGGTATCAAAAATTGCTTTTGGCACATTAACCATGGGTCCGCTGCAGCGCGACATTGCTGTTTCTGAAGGTGCACCGTTAATCCGTGAAGCACTGGAAAAAGGCATTACTTTTTTGGACGGAGCGCAGGCCTATGGCACTTATGGCCATATCCGGGAAGCATTAAAAGGTTTTGGTGGAAACGTGGTGATTGCCAGTAAATCCGCTGCCAAAAGTTACACTGAGATGGCGGATGCTGTGGAAGAGGCCCGCAAAGAGCTGGATAGAGACATTATTGATGTGTTTCTGATGCATGCTGTTCAGCGGGAAGATGATCTGGCAACCCGTCAGGAAGGCGCCTGGCAGTGCCTGCAGGAAATGAAGGCCAAAGGCATGGTAAAAGCTATTGGCCTCTCCACACACAATTTGGATATCGTGGAGCAGGCAGCCGAGTGGCCGGAGATGGATGTAATACATCCTATTTTCAACAAGTTGCACTTCGGTTTGATTAATCCGGACAACAAGGATCCGGAAGTAGTAATTCGCAAAGCATATGAAAAGGGTATTGGCATGTACGCCATGAAGCCCCTGGCCGGCGGCCACCTGTACCAGGATGCAACCGCGGCACTGCGCTATGCCTTTGACTTCCCCTATATCCACGCCGTGGCGGTGGGAATGGTGAAAAAGGAAGAGCTAGACGTCAATCTGAAGATATATAATGGGATTGAAGTGAGCAAGGAAGAGCTGGAAGCAGCGGCCAGTAACAAACGCATGTATGTGGTGAAGTTCTGCAAGGGATGCGGCAATTGCGTGGAATCCTGTGAGCAAGGCGCCATCAGCATGGTGGACGAAAAAGCATACATTGAACACAGCAACTGTATCCTCTGCGGCTATTGCCGTAAGTCCTGTCCGCATAGCATGATCCGCATCATCTAA
- a CDS encoding carbohydrate kinase family protein, translated as MKALKCDVKNNSPMVFGEVLFDDFGDKRVLGGAPFNVAWHLQGFGLSPCLISRVGRDAFGEEVLSSMEEWGMDTRGIQIDDNYPTGTVNVEIEAGEPNFHILAEQAYDFIEADAALKVYSEIAPTLLYHGTLVARNGVSAGTLQKLRDKAPAVFMDINLRPPWWQADSVIQLLEKIRWVKVNEQELATVAKLVKLPADAADKVRRCFENEILIVTCGDKGASFYDGEQNFTGKAPSVEDVADTVGAGDAFSAVTIMGLWHGWDQQVILERALHFAAEICRVQGATVSDPAFYRQYEKEWAK; from the coding sequence GTGAAAGCGCTGAAGTGCGACGTTAAAAACAACAGCCCAATGGTTTTTGGGGAAGTATTGTTTGATGATTTTGGCGATAAGAGGGTTTTGGGTGGCGCACCCTTTAATGTGGCCTGGCACCTGCAGGGCTTTGGGCTCTCACCCTGTTTAATCAGCAGAGTGGGACGGGATGCTTTTGGCGAAGAAGTGCTGTCGTCCATGGAAGAGTGGGGGATGGATACCCGCGGTATTCAGATTGATGATAATTATCCCACCGGAACGGTGAATGTGGAAATTGAAGCGGGTGAACCCAATTTTCATATCTTGGCTGAGCAGGCTTATGATTTTATTGAAGCCGACGCGGCTTTAAAAGTGTACTCTGAAATTGCGCCGACGCTTTTGTATCATGGGACGCTGGTTGCGCGCAATGGGGTTTCCGCCGGTACGTTACAGAAACTGCGGGACAAAGCGCCTGCAGTTTTTATGGATATAAATTTACGCCCACCATGGTGGCAGGCCGATAGTGTGATCCAACTGTTGGAGAAAATCCGGTGGGTCAAAGTAAATGAGCAGGAGTTGGCCACGGTGGCAAAGTTGGTTAAGCTACCCGCCGATGCGGCTGACAAGGTTCGCCGGTGTTTTGAAAATGAAATACTGATTGTTACCTGCGGTGATAAAGGGGCGTCCTTCTATGACGGCGAGCAAAACTTTACCGGTAAAGCACCGTCAGTGGAGGATGTGGCCGATACTGTAGGCGCAGGGGATGCCTTCAGTGCGGTGACAATAATGGGCCTGTGGCATGGATGGGATCAGCAGGTTATTTTAGAGAGGGCACTGCACTTTGCAGCAGAGATTTGCCGTGTGCAAGGGGCCACTGTCAGTGACCCGGCGTTTTACCGGCAATACGAAAAGGAGTGGGCCAAGTGA
- a CDS encoding HAD-IIB family hydrolase has translation MSDKQGLYIILVSVHGLIRGHNLELGRDADTGGQTLYVVELARALAEHPDVDRVDLVTRQVIDAKVDSCYAQWEEEIAPGAYIVRVPCGPRRYLRKEVLWPYLDSFADAVLQHVRRVGRVPDWVHGHYADAGYVGARLAGLLRVPLVFTGHSLGRVKRQRLLDSGMKAENIEAQFNISQRIEAEELALDSASLVVGSTNQEVEEQYRLYDNHVMDRMQVIPPGTNLEKFRPPRDDDGSPPIQAELERFLHNSDKPMILAVSRADERKNIATLIQAYGENKALQEAANLVVVAGNRDDITAMDRGARNVLTTMLLQVDKYDLYGKMAYPKHHKSEDVPDLYRMAAASGGVFVNPALTEPFGLTLIEAAASGLPVVATEDGGPRDIQKNCQNGFLIDPLDANAMGETILSAITDKKRWQQWSENGLRGARENYAWQSHVGAYLDKMSRLIYEKQGSAVLFDRSQLPVVDRILVSDIDNTLIGDEAGLEKLLARLKTAEVSVGFGIATGRRIESTLEVLEEWGVPVPDILITSVGSEIRYGPNLIEDKGWAKHINFRWKRAAIEEAMSTIPGLKLQSDVVQRRFKISYYYDPEKAPGIREIKRHLRKLDLHAKVIYSHGKYLDILPIRASKGLAIRYLSIKWGLPLEWFLVAGDSGNDEEMLTGNTLGVVVANHSEELEKLKGRSRVYFAKGEYANGILEGIDHYDFLGNIRNPEQELKEDTDGEFVFSAS, from the coding sequence GTGAGTGATAAACAAGGATTATATATCATCTTGGTGAGTGTGCACGGGTTAATTCGCGGCCACAATCTGGAGCTGGGCCGGGATGCGGACACAGGAGGGCAGACGCTGTATGTGGTGGAGCTGGCCCGGGCCCTGGCGGAGCATCCAGACGTGGACCGGGTTGACCTGGTGACCCGGCAGGTGATTGACGCCAAAGTGGATTCCTGTTATGCACAATGGGAAGAGGAAATAGCGCCAGGGGCCTATATTGTCCGGGTTCCCTGCGGGCCGCGTCGTTACTTGCGCAAAGAAGTGCTGTGGCCGTATCTGGACAGTTTTGCCGATGCGGTACTGCAGCATGTGCGCCGGGTGGGGCGGGTACCGGATTGGGTTCACGGTCATTACGCCGATGCCGGCTATGTGGGAGCACGGCTTGCCGGCTTACTGCGTGTGCCGCTGGTTTTTACCGGTCATTCACTGGGCCGGGTTAAACGCCAGAGACTTTTGGATAGCGGTATGAAAGCGGAGAATATTGAAGCGCAGTTTAATATTTCGCAACGTATAGAGGCCGAAGAGCTGGCTTTGGACAGTGCTTCGCTGGTGGTAGGCAGCACCAATCAGGAGGTAGAGGAGCAGTACCGGTTGTACGATAACCATGTGATGGACCGGATGCAGGTGATACCACCGGGAACCAATCTGGAGAAGTTTAGGCCTCCCCGGGATGATGATGGGTCACCGCCTATACAAGCAGAGCTGGAGCGTTTCCTGCATAATTCTGATAAGCCTATGATTTTAGCTGTGTCACGGGCCGATGAGCGCAAAAACATAGCTACTCTGATACAGGCTTACGGTGAAAACAAAGCGTTGCAGGAAGCGGCCAATTTAGTGGTGGTGGCCGGCAACCGTGATGATATTACGGCCATGGACAGAGGGGCACGCAATGTGTTAACAACAATGCTTTTGCAGGTCGATAAATATGACCTGTACGGCAAAATGGCGTATCCCAAGCATCATAAGTCCGAAGATGTGCCGGATTTATACCGGATGGCGGCGGCCAGCGGCGGTGTTTTTGTCAATCCTGCGCTTACCGAGCCCTTCGGGCTGACACTGATTGAAGCGGCGGCCAGCGGGCTGCCGGTGGTGGCCACCGAAGACGGTGGCCCCAGGGATATCCAAAAGAATTGCCAGAACGGTTTTCTCATAGATCCGTTGGATGCCAACGCCATGGGAGAAACCATTTTATCCGCTATAACGGATAAAAAACGCTGGCAGCAGTGGTCGGAAAACGGCCTCCGCGGAGCGCGGGAAAACTATGCCTGGCAGAGCCATGTAGGCGCATATCTGGATAAAATGAGCCGGCTTATTTACGAAAAGCAGGGTTCGGCCGTCTTGTTTGACCGCAGCCAGCTGCCGGTGGTGGACCGTATTCTGGTCTCCGATATTGACAATACTTTAATAGGGGATGAGGCCGGTCTGGAAAAATTGCTGGCCAGGCTGAAAACAGCTGAAGTTTCGGTGGGTTTTGGCATTGCCACTGGCCGGCGAATTGAAAGTACGCTGGAAGTTCTGGAGGAATGGGGTGTGCCTGTTCCCGATATCCTCATTACCTCGGTGGGCAGTGAGATTCGCTACGGTCCCAACCTGATTGAGGATAAAGGTTGGGCCAAACATATTAATTTCCGCTGGAAGCGTGCAGCAATAGAGGAGGCAATGAGCACAATTCCGGGGCTTAAGCTGCAGTCCGATGTGGTGCAGAGGCGGTTTAAAATCAGCTATTACTATGATCCGGAAAAAGCGCCGGGCATCCGGGAAATCAAGCGGCATCTACGCAAGCTGGATTTGCATGCCAAAGTGATCTATTCCCACGGCAAGTACCTTGATATATTGCCTATCCGGGCTTCCAAGGGCCTGGCCATTCGTTATCTGAGCATCAAATGGGGATTGCCCCTGGAGTGGTTTTTGGTAGCCGGTGACTCCGGCAATGATGAAGAGATGCTCACCGGCAATACATTGGGTGTGGTGGTGGCCAATCACAGTGAAGAACTGGAAAAGCTCAAAGGGCGCAGCCGCGTATATTTTGCCAAAGGTGAATACGCCAACGGGATTTTGGAGGGCATAGACCATTATGACTTTCTTGGAAACATTCGTAATCCCGAGCAGGAGCTAAAGGAGGATACCGATGGAGAATTTGTTTTCTCAGCATCGTGA
- a CDS encoding sucrose synthase: MENLFSQHREAVYLLLRHYFKLDRTFLLGSDLRDELENFLSNQDEETVKKLEPLSKLIKDAQEAILSDPWVYLATRPNVARWKYYRFHMHDMLFNEIHVSEFLAFKERQVNGHDDEEWMLELDFDPFNRDFPKLKEARSIGNGLQFLNRHLSSRFFHEQAKAQEILLEFLRRHHIRDRNLMLNGRIKTIKALRSALRSADEHLENQSEDTTWHDVGPALQELGFEPGWGRDLPRIRETMRLLSDILEAAEPGNLEMFLGRVPMIFNIVILSPHGYFGQDNVLGLPDTGGQVVYILDQVRALEEEMCSRLYDQGLDLMPQILVVTRLIPEAGNTTCDQRLEDIVGTENARILRVPFRNPDGQVVRPWISRFNIWPYLERFSQDAEKEVLAELGAKPDLILGNYSDGNLVATLMAKKIGATQCNIAHALEKPKYLYSDLYWKDNEEQYHFSCQFTADLIAMNAADFIITSTFQEIAGKKDTVGQYESYNAFTMPGLYRVVNGINIFDPKFNIVSPGADPVSYFPYTEKKRRLYALHDEIEEMVYSGERSDIRGHFTDKEKPLLYTMARLDTIKNITGLVEWYGKNERLRKSANLLIKAGHVDPALSQDTEEKAQIARMHQLMDEYELDGQVRWLGFHLEKNLSSEMYRFVADKRGAFIQPALFEAFGITVIEAMISGLPTFATCYGGPSEIIEEGVSGFHIDPNHGERSANKIADFMEKSATDPSHWDSISQGGIERVLDRYTWELYARRLITLSCIYGFWKYVSDLRRVETKQYLDMFYGLQYRPLANSVELAD, translated from the coding sequence ATGGAGAATTTGTTTTCTCAGCATCGTGAAGCAGTATATCTGCTTTTGCGACACTACTTTAAGTTAGATAGAACTTTTTTGCTTGGCTCCGACTTGCGGGATGAGCTGGAGAATTTTTTGTCCAATCAGGATGAAGAGACTGTAAAAAAATTGGAGCCGCTCAGTAAATTAATTAAGGATGCACAGGAGGCAATACTGAGCGATCCCTGGGTCTATCTGGCAACTCGTCCCAATGTGGCCCGGTGGAAGTATTATCGCTTTCATATGCACGACATGTTGTTTAATGAGATTCACGTCTCGGAGTTTCTGGCGTTTAAAGAGCGGCAGGTAAACGGACATGATGACGAAGAATGGATGCTGGAGCTGGACTTTGACCCTTTTAACCGGGATTTTCCCAAGCTAAAGGAGGCCCGCTCCATTGGTAACGGCCTGCAGTTTCTTAACCGTCATCTTTCCAGCCGCTTCTTCCATGAACAGGCCAAGGCTCAGGAGATTCTTCTGGAGTTTTTGCGCCGGCACCATATCCGCGACCGTAATCTGATGTTAAACGGCCGCATTAAGACCATTAAAGCTCTGCGGTCGGCACTGCGCAGCGCCGATGAACATTTGGAAAACCAGTCCGAGGATACCACTTGGCATGATGTGGGCCCTGCTCTGCAGGAGTTGGGTTTTGAGCCGGGGTGGGGACGGGATTTGCCCCGCATTCGGGAAACAATGCGCCTGTTATCCGATATCCTGGAAGCGGCGGAGCCGGGTAACCTGGAAATGTTTCTTGGCCGCGTGCCCATGATATTCAACATTGTCATCCTTTCACCCCACGGTTACTTTGGTCAGGATAACGTTCTGGGGCTTCCGGATACCGGCGGCCAGGTTGTTTATATTCTGGACCAGGTCCGGGCGCTGGAAGAAGAAATGTGTTCCCGGCTCTATGATCAGGGGTTGGATTTAATGCCGCAGATTTTGGTGGTAACGCGGCTGATTCCCGAAGCAGGCAATACAACCTGTGATCAGCGCCTGGAAGATATAGTGGGTACGGAAAACGCCAGGATATTAAGGGTGCCGTTTCGTAACCCGGACGGTCAGGTGGTCCGTCCCTGGATATCCCGCTTTAATATCTGGCCGTATCTGGAGCGCTTTTCCCAGGATGCCGAAAAAGAGGTTTTGGCGGAGCTTGGTGCCAAACCGGATTTGATTCTGGGCAATTACTCCGATGGGAATCTGGTGGCTACTTTAATGGCCAAAAAGATTGGTGCTACTCAGTGCAATATTGCTCACGCCCTGGAGAAGCCCAAATATCTTTACTCCGATTTGTACTGGAAGGATAATGAAGAGCAGTACCATTTCTCCTGCCAGTTTACCGCTGATTTAATTGCCATGAACGCGGCGGATTTTATCATTACCAGTACTTTTCAGGAAATTGCCGGTAAAAAGGACACCGTGGGCCAGTATGAAAGTTATAATGCCTTTACCATGCCGGGGTTGTACCGTGTGGTAAACGGAATAAATATTTTTGATCCCAAGTTCAATATCGTATCTCCCGGAGCTGACCCGGTGAGCTATTTCCCCTACACCGAGAAAAAGCGTCGCCTTTATGCTCTGCATGATGAGATCGAAGAGATGGTCTACAGCGGTGAGCGCAGTGATATCCGCGGCCACTTTACCGATAAGGAAAAGCCGCTTTTGTATACCATGGCCCGGCTGGATACCATTAAAAACATCACCGGCCTGGTGGAGTGGTACGGGAAAAATGAGCGGTTGCGCAAATCTGCCAACCTGCTGATTAAAGCGGGGCATGTGGACCCGGCATTGTCGCAGGATACCGAGGAGAAGGCCCAGATTGCCCGTATGCATCAGTTAATGGATGAATATGAGCTGGATGGGCAGGTGCGCTGGCTGGGTTTTCATCTGGAAAAAAATCTGTCCAGTGAGATGTACCGCTTCGTGGCCGATAAGAGGGGGGCTTTCATCCAACCGGCCCTGTTTGAAGCCTTTGGTATTACCGTAATTGAGGCCATGATTTCCGGGCTGCCCACCTTTGCCACCTGCTATGGCGGGCCTTCAGAGATCATTGAAGAAGGGGTCTCCGGCTTTCATATTGACCCCAACCACGGTGAAAGATCGGCCAACAAAATTGCCGATTTTATGGAAAAGAGTGCCACAGATCCTTCCCACTGGGACAGCATCTCCCAAGGAGGTATTGAGCGGGTGCTGGATCGCTATACCTGGGAACTTTATGCCCGACGACTGATCACTCTTTCCTGTATCTACGGTTTCTGGAAATATGTCTCCGATTTGCGACGGGTGGAAACAAAGCAGTATCTGGATATGTTCTATGGGCTGCAGTACCGGCCGCTGGCCAATTCGGTGGAGTTGGCGGATTGA
- a CDS encoding enoyl-CoA hydratase/isomerase family protein → MYNSLKLEQKDGVATLTLNAPEKRNAQTPELTEEFPRAIAEINNNPDIKAVIITGSGKAFCAGGDLQMLKDKLDQPPEQNRREMLAFYKAYLSVLQLDVPSIAAINGYAIGAGLSFALGCDIRIAATAAKMGFTFLNIGLHPGMGTTCLLPHVVGTARAAELVFTGKLIDGEEAFRMGLVNKAVPLPKLQEYVWETARQIAAKPASAVRMTKKALLKYKLRYLEETLDYEANAQMQNYASQEMRELINRHLQN, encoded by the coding sequence ATGTATAACTCTTTAAAGCTGGAACAAAAAGACGGTGTAGCAACTTTAACGCTTAATGCTCCTGAAAAGCGCAATGCTCAGACACCGGAGCTGACAGAGGAATTTCCCCGGGCCATTGCGGAAATTAACAATAATCCTGATATAAAGGCGGTAATTATCACCGGCAGTGGCAAGGCTTTTTGCGCCGGGGGAGATTTGCAGATGCTAAAAGATAAGCTGGACCAGCCTCCGGAGCAAAACAGAAGGGAAATGCTGGCCTTTTATAAAGCTTACCTCAGTGTTTTGCAGTTGGACGTGCCCAGTATTGCAGCCATAAACGGTTATGCCATTGGTGCCGGTTTGTCTTTTGCCCTGGGCTGTGATATACGTATTGCCGCCACAGCGGCCAAGATGGGCTTTACGTTTTTGAACATCGGGCTTCATCCGGGAATGGGGACCACCTGCCTGCTGCCGCATGTGGTGGGAACGGCCCGGGCGGCAGAGCTGGTTTTTACCGGTAAGCTCATTGACGGTGAAGAAGCATTCCGGATGGGGTTGGTAAATAAGGCAGTGCCTTTGCCAAAACTGCAGGAATATGTATGGGAAACGGCCAGGCAGATTGCTGCCAAACCTGCCAGTGCGGTAAGGATGACAAAAAAAGCCCTGCTTAAATACAAGCTGCGCTACCTGGAGGAAACCTTGGATTATGAGGCCAATGCCCAGATGCAAAACTATGCTTCACAGGAAATGAGAGAGCTTATTAACCGCCACCTGCAAAATTAA
- the recQ gene encoding DNA helicase RecQ, with protein MVSDEARAVLEKVFGYPSFKDGQAQVVESLLSQRNTLAVMPTGAGKSICYQLPSLLFDGVTLVVSPLIALMKDQVDALGSLGVPATFINSSLKGSEVKQRMLDAAAGRYKLIYVAPERLEAEDFRQLVDKIHVSFIAVDEAHCVSQWGHDFRPSYRKIAPFVQSLPRHPLVGAFTATATPEIKQDIARLLSLQDANTFVTGFNRDNLYFSVLRGENKKEFILDYLAARPSQPGIIYAATRKEVDNLYEALQKNGVACGRYHAGMREAERAQSQEAFLRDDLLVMVATNAFGMGIDKSNVRFVVHYNMPKNMEAYYQEAGRAGRDGERGECILLFGPQDILLQKFLIEQSVYSPKRKSHEFAKLQVMADYCHTPQCLRTYILNYFGEADAPKECNNCVNCLDDREAVDITTQTQMVLSCVVRMKERYGTVMVAEVLKGSKNKKLKSFGLDRLSTYGLMSEMTLQEIKDLIGFLTAEGYLSLTEGKFPLLKLGSRAAAVLRQGETVRRKVQQKQEVKKDDNLFAQLRRLRKEIADRENIPPYVVFSDATLREMSERRPADSQSLLRINGVGEKKLEKYGAHFIDAIHTYLQEN; from the coding sequence GTGGTATCTGATGAGGCAAGGGCTGTGTTGGAAAAAGTGTTTGGTTACCCGTCATTTAAAGACGGACAGGCACAGGTGGTGGAGAGCCTGCTTTCACAGCGGAACACACTGGCTGTGATGCCCACCGGTGCCGGCAAATCCATTTGTTACCAGCTGCCGTCGCTGCTTTTTGACGGTGTGACACTGGTGGTGTCACCCTTGATTGCTCTGATGAAAGATCAGGTGGATGCTTTGGGTTCACTGGGTGTGCCGGCCACCTTTATTAACAGCTCACTAAAAGGCAGCGAAGTAAAACAACGAATGCTGGATGCGGCAGCAGGACGTTATAAATTAATTTATGTGGCTCCGGAGAGGTTGGAGGCGGAGGACTTTCGCCAATTGGTGGATAAAATCCACGTTTCTTTTATTGCTGTGGATGAGGCTCACTGCGTTTCACAGTGGGGACATGATTTTAGGCCCAGTTACCGCAAGATTGCCCCTTTTGTGCAAAGCTTGCCCCGGCATCCGCTGGTGGGCGCTTTTACCGCCACCGCTACCCCGGAGATTAAACAGGACATCGCCCGGCTGCTTTCCCTGCAGGATGCCAATACTTTTGTCACCGGCTTTAACCGGGATAATCTTTATTTTTCAGTTTTGCGGGGAGAAAACAAAAAGGAATTTATCCTGGATTATCTGGCGGCGCGGCCCAGCCAACCCGGCATTATTTATGCCGCCACCCGCAAGGAAGTGGATAACCTCTACGAAGCTCTGCAAAAAAACGGAGTGGCTTGCGGTCGTTATCACGCCGGGATGCGGGAAGCAGAGCGGGCCCAGAGCCAGGAGGCTTTTTTGCGGGATGATTTATTGGTGATGGTGGCCACCAATGCTTTTGGCATGGGGATTGATAAATCCAATGTGCGCTTTGTGGTGCATTACAACATGCCCAAAAACATGGAAGCCTACTACCAGGAAGCGGGCCGGGCCGGCCGCGACGGAGAACGGGGAGAGTGTATCCTGCTTTTTGGCCCCCAGGATATTCTTTTACAGAAATTCCTCATTGAGCAAAGCGTATATTCCCCCAAACGTAAATCCCACGAATTTGCCAAGCTGCAGGTGATGGCCGATTACTGCCATACCCCCCAGTGCCTGCGCACCTATATTCTCAATTATTTCGGGGAAGCGGATGCCCCCAAAGAGTGCAATAACTGCGTAAACTGCCTGGATGACCGTGAAGCGGTGGATATAACCACACAGACCCAGATGGTACTCTCCTGCGTGGTGCGCATGAAGGAGCGCTACGGGACTGTGATGGTGGCGGAAGTGCTAAAGGGATCCAAGAACAAAAAACTGAAATCCTTTGGTCTGGACCGACTGTCCACATACGGGTTAATGTCGGAGATGACCCTGCAGGAAATTAAGGACCTCATCGGTTTTCTCACTGCGGAAGGGTACCTGAGCCTCACTGAGGGGAAGTTCCCCCTTTTAAAACTGGGCTCCAGGGCTGCGGCGGTGCTACGCCAGGGAGAAACGGTGCGGCGCAAAGTCCAGCAAAAGCAGGAAGTTAAAAAGGACGACAACCTTTTTGCACAATTGCGCCGCCTGCGCAAAGAGATTGCCGACCGGGAAAACATTCCTCCCTATGTTGTGTTCTCCGACGCCACGCTGCGGGAAATGAGTGAGCGGCGCCCCGCCGACTCTCAGTCGTTATTACGAATTAACGGTGTGGGAGAGAAAAAACTGGAGAAGTACGGAGCGCATTTTATCGACGCCATTCATACTTATCTACAAGAAAACTAA